The Paracoccus albus region ATGCCAAGATCGATCAGATCCCCCAGACGGACAAAGCGGTTCGCAACTAGCGCGACCACTGCTTTGTGGCGCCTGCTAGAGGATGCGCTCTACACATCTGGCGCTTGCCGTGCCGAATCTCTGCGGGCAGCGGCATGCCGCCTTTGCCGAACAGAGGGAAACAAGGCGGGATCGTCTGTCGGCAGCGGTGTGGTCGCCAGAATCGGAAAGAACCTGATCATCCGGCGATTCAGCATGCGAAGTCCTTCCTAGCGCTACCAGCGCACTGACTGAAGCGACGGTCACGATGGGACGACAGCACCACCTCACCGAGCCCTTGGCACATCGGAAAAAAACGCCTCCATATGCAAAGATAGAACTAAATCGCGCGGTTTCTTGATATCGCCCGATCTAGCGAAAATGCACCTGCGCCCAGGAAGACATTAACCGTCAGCACTGCCAGCCAAAGAATTCTTGGCGCAATGACGTCGATCGGTTCGATGCCGTGGCCGAAGATATCGGTTGCCGTCATCACGGCGATGAATCCGATCATGGCCAGCGACGATAGCCGCGAAAACAGGCCAAGCAGGATCATCGCAGGTAGAAGAAACTCTGCAATCGTGCCAAAGCCCACGACCAGATGTGCCCAGAAGGGAAGGTTGGCCGGATTATAGCTGTTGGTCTCGGCCAGTCTCGGGACGATCTGGACATATGCGCCCGCGCTCAAGCCAAATCCGTCCAGCTTGGTCAGGGCCGAGCGCCAGAAGAACGGGCCGAGCGACAGGACAAACCCGAGCCGCGCGATCAGGGGAACTGCCTGACCGGCGTGCCGGTCCAGAACGTCTGTGATGGTAGTAAGGATGCGGCTCACGGTACTTCCTCGAACGCATGGTGACGCAAGAGGCAGGTGAGGATGGCGGCGCGTTCTTCCAGCCCGTCCAATGCTGAATCGATATCTGCGCCATTGCTGATCCGTGTCAGTGCCGTGACGGTGCCGGTTGGGGCGGGCCTCAGCATCAGCGTCAAGGCGGGACGGGTGATCAATATCTCTCCGGTCTCGCGCGGCTGTCCGGTTTTCAGGCTGAGGGCATGGTTGCGGATGCGCAGAAGCGGCCAGCCACTCGACATGAAACGCAGCGAAGGATGCAGGCTGGGTCGCCACCGGGCCAGTTCCGCGCGTGACATGGCGGCGACGTCCTGAGCGGCAACCGGAACGGCGTCCCGGGCATTGACGCTGCATCGGCATAGCTGTTCCAGCCGGGCGATGTCTGGCAGATATTCAAGCCTGGCCGCCGGTGGAAAGCCTGAGAGCCAAACCGGAAACGCCGCGCCCCAATTCGCCAGGATCGGCGTTGCCGGCGGATGCGCAGCCGTAAATATCCGCGCTGCGGCCATCATGAAATCTTTGCCGACAAGGCTGGTCACGACAGGGAAGTTATCCGCTAGCGCCCTGCTGAGGGCAACATTGACGTTGTTGCGATAGATGGCAAAGCGCCGCGACGCATTGCCGCCCTGGGGCAACTCAATTCCTTTTGGCACCGCAGGCAAGGGTGAACGTAAAGCGTCGACGAACGGGGTCACACTGCAGCCCTTTGC contains the following coding sequences:
- a CDS encoding DoxX family protein, which codes for MSRILTTITDVLDRHAGQAVPLIARLGFVLSLGPFFWRSALTKLDGFGLSAGAYVQIVPRLAETNSYNPANLPFWAHLVVGFGTIAEFLLPAMILLGLFSRLSSLAMIGFIAVMTATDIFGHGIEPIDVIAPRILWLAVLTVNVFLGAGAFSLDRAISRNRAI
- a CDS encoding HvfC/BufC N-terminal domain-containing protein, which translates into the protein MHHFAAKGCSVTPFVDALRSPLPAVPKGIELPQGGNASRRFAIYRNNVNVALSRALADNFPVVTSLVGKDFMMAAARIFTAAHPPATPILANWGAAFPVWLSGFPPAARLEYLPDIARLEQLCRCSVNARDAVPVAAQDVAAMSRAELARWRPSLHPSLRFMSSGWPLLRIRNHALSLKTGQPRETGEILITRPALTLMLRPAPTGTVTALTRISNGADIDSALDGLEERAAILTCLLRHHAFEEVP